The genomic stretch TGGCCGCGCAGACCGTCAGCGCCTGGCTCAGCGGCCGGGTCAACGTGACCGGGAAGACCAGCGGGGTGCCCTCTGTCGCGCTGGCGTCCCCGACCGACAGGCCGGCCTGTGCGTGGAAACGGGCCACGGTTTCGCGCGCCTCGATCAGGTCGCCGTGCAGGGCGTCGTTGACCAGAAGGGCCGCTGCGGACACGGCGTTCAGGCCATCGGTTCCGGTCGCATCCCCGCCGAGCACCACCCGCGCGTACGGGTGGGCGGCTTCGATGCCGTCGATGAGCGTGGCCGCGTGCCCGGTCTGTTCCGTGGCGGAGATCGCCCACAGAGGGTAGTGCTCGTCTGCGCCAGCGGTGGCTTTCACCTCGAACAGCGCGATCTGCGGGGCGGATTTCCCGCCGACGTCGGGCTGGAACGCCTGCGGGTTGGCGACGTCAGCGCCGACATTCAGCAGCGCGGTGGACAGCGACAACCTCTCGGCGCGGAAGAGGAACCCGGACAGTGTGCCCAGCGCGCCGGCGCCGCGGAGGTCGGCTGCGACGTCGTACGCGGGTCCGCCGTTACGGCTGATCACCAGCGCGAGCTCCTGCAGGGAGTCCGGTTTGCCGTCACCGATGGTTCCGCAGGTCAGTGCGATCCCGGCGACGTGGCAGATGTCCTGGGCCTGTGCCCCTCGCGTGAGGATGAGGTCGGGGGCGTTCGAGCCGGTCGTGATCCGGCGGGCCTCGTCCAGGTTGTCCACGGAGAGGGTGGCGATCGCGAGTTCGCGCTGCGGGTCGGCGAGGGTGGGCGGGGTGGCGCCGTGCACCTGGTATTTCTTGCCGCTCTCGGCGTTGTCGGTGGGCGGGGCGTACGGGGAACGCGCGGTGGTTCCGGTCGTGAGCGGGTCGTGCCCGGCGGTGGCGTGGGCTGGGGCCGGCAGCGCCAGACCTGCGGCGGCCAGAAGCGCGGCTGTCACCGACGTCGCAAGTCTTGCGCTTCTGCTTTTGGCCGGCCTTGCGGCTTTGGTCGGCTTCCCGGTTCTGGTCGGCTTCCCGGCTTTGGTCGGCTTGCCCGCTTCGGTTGGCCTGCCCGCTTCGGTTGGCCTGGCGGCTTCAGTTGGCCTGGCGGCGGCCTCTGTCTGCCTGGCGGCGTTCTTTGCCGGCCTGGTGAGTCTTGGGCGACCCAGCACGGTGCCTCCACGGCGGACCGGCGGTTGCGTTTGCGTCGGCGTTTTGCGTCGGCCGTCTTCCGGTCGCAAAGGTTGAGCTTAGTCGATGGACTCGAGGCTTTGTACCAGTTGCGAAACGTCGGCGCCGTACTCGTACCAGTCGCGGTCGGGCTGATAACCCAGTTCAGCGTTGACCTTGAGCATCGACTCGTTGTGCTGGGCGTTCCAGGTCTGCACCTCACGCAGCCCTTCCTCGGCCGCGCGCAGCTCGAACAGCATGCGGGCCTTGATCGCCCGGTCGATGCCGTGGCCGCGGTGCTCCCGTACGACGATCGTGTCGTACTGGTCGGCGCGTTCGGGGTGGTGGGCGGGGACGACGACCTCGGTCAGGCCGGCGACGACACCGCTCTCGTCGTGCAGGGCGAGCACAATGTACGGCTTCAGGCCGCGCTTGTGGAGGGTGTCGAGTGAGTCACGAAGCCGCTGCGGGTCGGAGGAGCGGGGCGCCAGGTCGAGGTCGTCGTCGTCCTGAGCTTCCAGTTTGGCCTGCGCGTACGCCTCGAGCAGGTGGTCGGGCGGGCCGCCGGGGTGGAACTCGACGCGATAGCCGGCTCCGATGCTGCCCGCCATGACCGTGAGGGCGGGCCAGTCCACCGAGGACAGGGTGAGCACGCTGCGCGTCTCCACGAATTCACGCTCGAAGCCGAGGGACTCGTAGAACGCGATGGCCGGGGTGCCGCCGATGGCTTCGACGCCGATCGTGGAGAAGCCCTCCAGGTATGCCCGGCGGGCCGCGACCGCCACGAGCTGGCGGCCGAGCCCACGGCGGCGCAGGCGTGGACTGACCATTATCTCGAGCACGCCGATGTCACCGAGCAGCAGCATGCTGACAACGGCGAAGATTTCGCTCTCGCCCTCGGGGAGCCGGTCGTCCTCGGCGACCCAGCTGATCCGCCGCTCGCCAGGCATGGTTTCGGAGAGGTAGTCGCGGACCTGTCCGTCCACCCACGGCGGGTCGTCGGGGAGATCGGTCGCGAGCACCGCGTTCACCGTCTCCACGAGCGACCGGATCTCCGCCGCCGACGCGGTCCGGGGATCCCATTCACGAACCCTCACCCGTACAGCTTGCCGCTAAGCGAACCGTCTGGGAAGTGCTGCGAACGGAAATGTGTAGACATCGTCACACTGCGTGCAGGTTGCACATCAGCTGCGAGATCGCCTGCCATAGTCGTTGGCCGCATCGAACACTTTCTGTGCATACGGCCGGACGGCGTTGTACGACAGGATCGCGTCCCACCACGAGTCCGCCCTGGACATGTCCCGCCCGTTCTGACACAGATACTTGGCCGCTGTCACCGCCGCGTCGTCGATGTCGTTGGGGTCCGCGATGCCGTTGTTGTCGGCGTCCACCTTGTAGGCGTTCCAGGTCGCCGGGATGAACTGCAGAGGACCAACAGCCCGGTCGTACGTGGTGTCCTGGTCGAGCGCGCCCCGATCGGTGTCCGGGATCAGCTGGCGGCCGCCCTTGCCGTCGAGCGGCAGCCCCAGGATCGACGGCAGGGCCGTTCCGTCCGTCGAGAGCACGGCCCCGTTGGCGCTGCCGTGCGACGACTCGACCTTGCCGATCGCGGCCAGCGTGGTCCAGCTCAGCCGGCACGACGGCGTGGTGCGGGTGGCGACCAGCTCCGCATACGCGTACGCCTGCACCGCCACCACCGGAATGCCGACGCGTGTGCCGATCTGCCCCGCCCACCCGGCAAGCGCATCGGCCGGACGCCCCCCGGTCTGAGCCGCCACGGTGGGCCCGACGGTCGGCGCGCCCGACGGCACGTCCCCGCTGGGCAACCCGCCCGGAGCGCTCCCCGGAAGCCCGCCCGGCTGCCCCGCCGACGGCACCCCGCCCGCCGCATCCAGCGGAAACCCGGGAGTCGAACTGGGCGAGGGCGCCGACTGAAGCGCCTCGGGAACCAGGTAGGCCCCCGCCGTGCCCGCCGCCCCGAGAAGCACAACAGCGATGATCGCCGGCAGGATGAGCCGCCCACTCGGCCGCTTGGCCCAGGCGGCGGCCCCACGCCCGAACCGCCCCACCAGCCGGAACGGCCCACCCCGGCGCCCAGGCCCGACCACCGTCGCACCGGTCCCCGCGCCCGCACCGGCCCCTTTGGTCACAACCGGAGCCCCAGAACCCCCCGGCGTGGGGGCGTCCTTGTCCTTGCCCTTGTCCCTGTCCTTGCCGTCATCCTTGCCTGCGGCAGCGTTGAGCCGGGCCGCTCGCTCAACCTCACTCATGGGACCCGCAGCCTTCGAAGCGCCCGCCGTGGCCCCCGAAGCCCCCGCCGGGCCTGCACCAGCCGTGCGCATGGCCGCTGTGCTAGCGCCTACCGTGCCCGCCCCGACGGCCGCCGCGCCTGGCGTACCCGGACTTGTGCTAGCCGCGCCCGCTGTGCCCGCGCCCGCTGTGCCCGCACCTGCCGCGCCTGCTGTGCCCGCACCTGCCGCGCCTGCTGTGCCCGTGCTTGCCGCACCCGAACCCGGCATGCCCGTGCTTGCTGTGCCCGTGCTTGCTGTGCCCGTGCTTGCCGGGCTGGCGCCGGCCGGGCTCGCGCTCGGTGAGGCGACATCAGCACCCGGCGGCGCCGCGGCTGCCGGCTGCCCAGCCGTTGTGTCGATGGCGTTCGATTTCGGCGCGCTGGTATTCGTCTCGGTGGCGGCGCCCTCGGAGCCTGCCGAAGCCTGCGCCGGAGGCTCAAGCGGGGCCGCGCCCGAGCTGGCCAGTGGCCCGCCCAGATGAGGCGCCGCAGCTCTCAGCTCGGGCCGTGCCACCTCTTTGTCCTGCCGCTCCACCACGCGGACGACACTACCCAACCCGAGCCCGGGCGTACGTGCCCATGTTGATGCCTGTGGATAACTTCGCCGACGATTTTCGGCTCTTCTCCGGCCTGTGGATAACCAGCTTTGACGGGCTTGCCGAGGCGTACGCTTCTGGCCAGCCCCCGGGTGGGTGGGGTGGGGGTGGTTGGCTGTTCTGAGAGCGTGGTGAGGGCCTACTCTTTGGCGCATGCCGCGTTACGAGTTTCGATGCCGCGCCTGTGGTGACACGTTCGAGGTCAACCGGCCGATGAGCGAGGCCTCCGCGCCCACGACCTGTCCGCAGGGCCACGGCGACACGGTCAAGCTGCTTTCGACCGTCGCGTTCAACGGTGGCGGCAGCACATCGGCACGCCCAGCAGCGCCGGCCGGCGGCGGTGGCTGTTGCGGCGGCGCTTGCGGCTGCTGACCGCACCGACCGTCCGCGGAGTGGCACGCAGCCCGATCGCCGACGCTACGACCACGTCGATCGTTTGCGTCGTCCGTGGCATTCGCGTTGACCGTGGCGTCCGCGTTGACTGCCGGCACTCGCCACGACGCTCGCGTTGATCGGTGGCGTCGGCCACGGCGTCCGCGTTGACCAGGCGAGACAACGACGGCGTCTGTGTTGATCGGCGGCGTCGGCCACGGCGTCCGCGTTGACCGGCCGCGTCGGCCACGGCGTCCGCGTTGAGCGGCCGCGTCGACCACGACGTCCGCGTTGACCAGTCGCGTCGACCACGACGTCCGCGTTGAGCGGCCGCGTCGACCACGACGTCCGCGTTGACCAGTCGCGACGACCACGACGTCCGCGTTGGTCGCCCGCACCCACCACGACGTCTGCGCCAACCGGCCCGCAGCTGACGTCGTGGCCGCCTGCACCCGCCAAGAAGTCCGCGCTGACCCAACCCGCGACCGGTTGTGAAGCGCGCCAAGCGTGCGCTGAAGCCGCCACCGTCGGAACTGATCTCGCCCAGGCGGGTCGCCCCGAGGACCCGCGCCGCGTCCTCCGGCTGCCTGAGCCGCACAGCACCGTCCACCCCGACTTCGAGGCGCGACCAGCGCACGAAAACATCCGCATCTGATCAACCGCGCACCCGGGGGGCCGCACAGCGCAAAGAGCCGACCACCCACAGCCAAGCGGCCCCACGCCAGGCAGCCGGTCCACGAAGGCCGACGGAACAGCAGGGCGCCCGCATAGTGGGACAACGGTCCGATCTTCAGGAATTCCACGCTGATCTCCCTGGAAGGCGGACCGGCGGTGCGACCTGCGGCGGAGCAGGCGGAAATATGATGATCTAGCGGTACGAGGGCGGTCGGCCGGGCCGCTCCCGGTGTGTCAAACCAGGGTGTCTCTTGCGGGGACCGCCGAACGGGCGGCCGGAACTGGCCGACCGCGGCGTGACTCCGCTCGATCCATTTCGTTACGTCACGCGTAGTGCTTAACGAAGCCGCTGGTGTCCTTCGTCCGGGGTCGGTCGGGGCGGATGGATGATTACCGTCCGTTTCTACGATGGTCGGTGACACAGTGATACGGCAGCATGAGACGCGACTTCCCAAAGGGGGCGGAGGTTCAACCGTGTCGGGACCGACCGAGCTGCCGAGCGGCCTGGTGACCTTTGTGTTCACCGACATTGAGGGCTCGACTCGGTTGGCCCGGATGCTCGGTGACGACTACGGCTTGGTCCTCGGCGATCACCGCTCGGTGATGAGAACTGCGTTGAGTGACTTCGACGGTGTCGAGCTATTCACTGAGGGTGACAGTTTCTTCATTGCTTTTCAGGATCCGGCGCGAGCGGTCGCGGCCTGTGTGGAGGCTCAGCGGCAACTGTCCGCATTCGCCTGGCCCAGCCCGGATGTCGCGCCGCGGGTGCGGATGGGCATGCACACCGGCTGGGCCCGCCCGATCGGGGACCGCGAGTACGCCAGTGTCGAGGTGCACCGCGCAGCACGGGTCTCGGCGGCTGCGCACGGCGGGCAGATCCTCTGTTCCGGCGCCACTGCCCTCGCGCTCCTGACTGCGGGAGCGGAGCTGAAAGCGTTCGCTCTCACGGGCCCAGCCCCCGAGGAGCCGCAGCGCGATTTCGACCTGGTCGATCTGGGCCCGCACCGGCTCCGCGGCTTCGACGACGACGAGCGCATCTTCCAGATCGTCGCGCCGGGCCTGGAACACGATTTCCCCCGCCCGCGCACCCCGGCGGCGCCCACCAACAACCTTCCGGTCCCGCTCACCCCTTTTCTGGGCCGCCGCGCCGAGGTGAGCGAGCTGATCGACCTCGTGCAGCGTCACCGCATCGTGACCGTCACGGCTCCGGGCGGCGCAGGCAAGACGCGACTCTCGCTGGCGGTGGCAGATCAACTTCTTCCCGCGTACGGGGACGGGGTCTGGACGGTCGACGCCGCCAACTCGCACCAGGGGCTCGCACGCGCCATGGCCGCCGCTCTGGGGGTGCGCACCGAGCCGGGCCGTCCGGTGCTTGAGACGCTGCTGGACCATTGTTCGGGCCGCCGGATGCTGCTGATCCTGCAGACCGCCGACGCGTCCCCGGCCGCCTGCGCCACCCTCGTACGCCGTCTGCTTGCCCGTTGCCCGCATGTCGGTGTGCTGGTCACGAGCCGGGTGCCGCTGAACGTTGCGGGCGAGTTCGTGTGGCGCCTCCCGCCGATGTCACCCGGGGACGTGTTCGCACTGCTCGCCGAGCGCACCGCCGAGGCCCGGGGTGGTCGTCCCGGCCCGGCCGACGATCAGGCTGACCTCGCCGACGTGGCT from Paractinoplanes brasiliensis encodes the following:
- a CDS encoding GNAT family N-acetyltransferase, coding for MRVREWDPRTASAAEIRSLVETVNAVLATDLPDDPPWVDGQVRDYLSETMPGERRISWVAEDDRLPEGESEIFAVVSMLLLGDIGVLEIMVSPRLRRRGLGRQLVAVAARRAYLEGFSTIGVEAIGGTPAIAFYESLGFEREFVETRSVLTLSSVDWPALTVMAGSIGAGYRVEFHPGGPPDHLLEAYAQAKLEAQDDDDLDLAPRSSDPQRLRDSLDTLHKRGLKPYIVLALHDESGVVAGLTEVVVPAHHPERADQYDTIVVREHRGHGIDRAIKARMLFELRAAEEGLREVQTWNAQHNESMLKVNAELGYQPDRDWYEYGADVSQLVQSLESID
- a CDS encoding lytic transglycosylase domain-containing protein, whose protein sequence is MSEVERAARLNAAAGKDDGKDRDKGKDKDAPTPGGSGAPVVTKGAGAGAGTGATVVGPGRRGGPFRLVGRFGRGAAAWAKRPSGRLILPAIIAVVLLGAAGTAGAYLVPEALQSAPSPSSTPGFPLDAAGGVPSAGQPGGLPGSAPGGLPSGDVPSGAPTVGPTVAAQTGGRPADALAGWAGQIGTRVGIPVVAVQAYAYAELVATRTTPSCRLSWTTLAAIGKVESSHGSANGAVLSTDGTALPSILGLPLDGKGGRQLIPDTDRGALDQDTTYDRAVGPLQFIPATWNAYKVDADNNGIADPNDIDDAAVTAAKYLCQNGRDMSRADSWWDAILSYNAVRPYAQKVFDAANDYGRRSRS
- a CDS encoding FmdB family zinc ribbon protein, which translates into the protein MPRYEFRCRACGDTFEVNRPMSEASAPTTCPQGHGDTVKLLSTVAFNGGGSTSARPAAPAGGGGCCGGACGC